The following proteins are encoded in a genomic region of Xenopus laevis strain J_2021 chromosome 3L, Xenopus_laevis_v10.1, whole genome shotgun sequence:
- the mapk8ip2.L gene encoding C-Jun-amino-terminal kinase-interacting protein 2 yields the protein MADRAEMFSLSTFHSLSPPGCRPSQDISLEEFDDEDLSEITDDCGIGLNYDSDHCDKEGLGFGRCDPSRALCSFQEDFQEFEMIDEEEDEEEEEEEEEDELPVQENTKKLEAPRSPSPSPLLLEDSFKNRPNTLGFIAPRSQDTLNNNGEFIPQRDSWPDPGRNEKELDSQSEVTQPEQDSCQVSDSDTVTELEMKDDGYVPPSHNQVQSTHGSLRRVGSELRVSSPSRDQNDDMSPDRRASTRGHPSSSSNETTSPSSDPGIEADLTSHGRFIPSGHCSQDLSSPGSDSDVEGEIEAAFACEAGRLVGNMISSISETELDLTSESSSGRSSHLTNSIEEASSPTSDPELDHVLDGGREGLKEAILLDKEEEINPRVVEIEEKYSSWNIDEEAPLQEEPTKNTERSLESLRRSFYLPVGPKLLPEPEANSEYESDSESEADFSEDSDSPWLLSNLVNKMISEGSYPITCPDECFQRQTSPSCDTLSPASDLDPEAVEPELETEFSISKDMSTELEITEQSIELVDMETLQNSLNHLEKEDSGPALYVMHDSCDTVTPIFEGLPHHLEELSHTTKCRTQSPVHRSEQKLWNGRQETMQEPAEGWDIDRDLDSGILLDNDFCDDLCQELDQSQPNSDISTAKTNRGFNLEYPGEKDDEIPYYRSLKNSPFENSVVEENFLEPPLTETRLMDDSLAYDSVKYTLVVDEHTQLELVSLQRCTSILSDGSDLLNTCNPCDLEEDEFGDEVDVQEQESSSGDSSPEPNMPFSKKFLNVFVNSTSRSSSTDSFGLFSCVINGEEREQTHRAVFRFIPRHEDELELDVDDPLLVECEDGSWCRGYNMRTGERGIFPAFYAHEVVCPVKETVVLKGNSPWVQMFDAQFLGSVEVPNHQGNGILCAAMQKIATARKLTVHLRPPASCELEISHRGVKLILRGNDRPEDERCSHFFQMKNISFCGCHPRNSCYFGFITKHPVLNRFACHVFVSQDSMRRVAEGLGRAFQEFYQENVEFSCPTEDIYLE from the exons GAAGGTCTGGGGTTTGGGCGCTGTGATCCCTCCCGTGCTCTCTGCAGCTTTCAGGAGGATTTCCAAGAGTTTGAGATGATTGAtgaggaggaagatgaggaagaagaggaggaggaggaggaagatgaacTTCCAGTGCAAGAGAACACAAAGAAACTGGAGGCTCCACGATCCCCAAGTCCATCCCCTCTCCTACTTGAGGACTCTTTCAAAAATAGACCAAACACTTTGGGATTCATTGCTCCTCGATCTCAG GACACACTGAACAACAATGGTGAATTTATTCCTCAAAGAGACAGTTGGCCAGATCCTGGGAGAAATGAGAAAG AGTTGGACTCCCAGTCCGAGGTCACGCAGCCCGAGCAAGATAGCTGCCAAGTTTCTGACAGTGACACAGTAACAGAGCTGGAGATGAAAGATGACGGTTATGTGCCCCCCTCTCACAATCAGGTCCAGTCCACCCATGGAAGCTTGAGGAGAGTAGGTTCAGAGCTGAGAGTATCCTCACCCTCTCGAGATCAGAATGATGATATGAGTCCAGACAGGAGAGCAAGCACACGGGGTCATCCTTCCAGTTCCTCCAATGAAACTACATCTCCTTCTTCAGATCCTGGAATTGAGGCTGATTTGACCAGTCATGGACGTTTCAttccctctgggcactgcagCCAGGATCTCAGTTCTCCTGGCTCTGATTCAGATGTAGAAGGGGAGATTGAAGCAGCCTTTGCCTGTGAAGCTGGCAGGCTGGTAGGAAATATGATTTCCTCTATCTCAGAAACAGAGTTGGATCTGACCAGTGAGTCAAGCAGTGGACGCTCCTCCCATCTCACTAACTCTATTGAAGAGGCTAGCTCTCCCACCTCTGACCCTGAGCTGGATCATGTGCTAGATGGTGGCCGTGAAGGTTTAAAAGAAGCTATCCTCTTGGACAAGGAAGAGGAGATTAACCCAAGAGTGGTTGAAATAGAAGAAAAGTACAGTTCCTGGAACATAGATGAGGAAGCTCCACTCCAGGAAGAACCAACAAAAAACACAGAACGCAGTCTGGAAAGCTTACGGCGCTCATTCTACTTGCCTGTTGGTCCGAAGCTGCTGCCAGAACCAGAGGCAAACAGTGAGTATGAGTCAGACTCAGAATCAGAGGCTGATTTCAGTGAAGATTCAGATTCTCCCTGGCTGCTCAGTAATCTTGTGAATAAAATGATTTCTGAGGGCTCATATCCAATTACCTGCCCAGATGAATGTTTCCAGAGACAGACCAGCCCTTCTTGCGACACACTTTCCCCTGCTTCTGATTTGGATCCTGAGGCAGTTGAGCCAGAACTCGAAACCGAGTTTAGTATCTCTAAAGATATGTCTACAGAGTTGGAGATAACAGAACAAAGCATAGAGTTAGTCGATATGGAGACCCTGCAAAACTCTCTAAACCACCTGGAAAAGGAAGACTCAGGCCCTGCATTGTATGTTATGCATGACTCATGTGACACAGTCACTCCCATTTTTGAAGGACTTCCACACCACTTGGAGGAATTATCACACACAACAAAATGCAGAACACAATCTCCTGTACATAGATCTGAGCAAAAATTATGGAATGGAAGACAAGAAACTATGCAGGAGCCAGCAGAAGGCTGGGATATTGACCGTGATCTGGATTCTGGCATTCTTCTTGACAATGACTTTTGTGATGACCTTTGCCAAGAACTGGACCAAAGCCAACCCAACTCAGATATCTCCACAGCTAAAACCAACCGTGGCTTTAACTTGGAGTACCCTGGGGAGAAAGATGATGAGATTCCTTACTACAGAAGCTTAAAAAACTCTCCCTTTGAGAATTCTGTTGTAGAGGAAAATTTCTTGGAACCCCCTTTAACTGAAACACGTTTGATGGATGACTCGTTAGCTTATGACTCTGTAAAATACACATTAGTGGTAGATGAGCACACACAACTGGAGCTAGTTAGTCTACAAAGGTGTACATCCATATTAAGTGATGGCAGTGACCTATTGAACACATGCAACCCCTGTGACCTAGAAGAAGACGAGTTTGGTGATGAAGTCGATGTCCAAGAACAAGAGTCTTCATCGGGAGATTCATCTCCAGAACCGAACATGCCTTTTTCCAAGAAATTTCTAAATGTGTTTGTGAACAGCACATCCCGGTCATCTA gCACAGATTCCTTTGGGttattttcctgtgtaataaatgGTGAAGAGCGAGAACAGACACACAGAGCTGTGTTCAG GTTTATTCCTCGTCATGAAGATGAGCTGGAACTTGATGTAGATGATCCTTTGCTGGTAGAGTGTGAAGATGGCTCATGGTGTCGTGGCTATAACATGAGAACAGGAGAAAGAGGAATCTTCCCCGCATTTTATGCCCATGAGGTTGTCTGTCCTGTGAAGGAGACTGTTG tgctcaAAGGAAACTCACCTTGGGTTCAGATGTTTGATGCTCAGTTTCTGGGATCTGTGGAGGTTCCAAATCATCAAGGCAATGGTATCCTTTGTGCAGCCATGCAGAAG ATTGCAACTGCGAGGAAACTGACAGTACACCTAAGGCCCCCTGCCAGCTGTGAACTCGAAATCTCTCATCGTGGAGTGAAACTTATCCTGAGAGGCAATGACAGGCCAGAG GACGAGCGTTGCAGTCACTTTTTCCAAATGAAGAATATTTCCTTCTGTGGATGTCATCCTCGCAACAGCTG ttaCTTCGGCTTTATCACAAAACATCCTGTGCTGAAtcgctttgcctgtcacgtcttTGTGTCCCAAGATTCCATGCGACGTGTGGCCGAGGGTTTGGG cCGGGCATTCCAAGAATTTTATCAAGAAAATGTGGAGTTCAGTTGTCCCACAGAAGATATTTATCTGGAGTAA